The proteins below are encoded in one region of Parvicella tangerina:
- a CDS encoding cation diffusion facilitator family transporter yields MSHDHDHSSGKNLKLAFFLNISFTVIEIVGGLLVNSVAILSDAIHDLGDSFSLGLAWYLDKKSKQQADQKYSFGYARFSLLGALINSLVLVLGAVIVLREAIDRLVHPEAPNVDGMLLFALLGVAINGFAAWKMKSGKSLNEQVVSWHLLEDVLGWTAILIGAIILKFKYIWWLDPALSITIMLYISYGVIKRLRETLHLFLQGVPRGVDLNAIEKDIQTINGISSMHHTHIWSLEGEHHVFSSHLKLENGLTIDQVVYIKRQVKDALKTYGFKHYTVETELNGEVCDFDV; encoded by the coding sequence ATGTCTCATGACCATGATCATTCCAGCGGCAAAAACCTAAAGCTTGCATTTTTTTTAAACATCTCTTTTACGGTTATTGAGATTGTTGGAGGTCTGCTGGTGAACAGTGTGGCCATTCTTTCTGATGCGATTCATGATCTTGGCGATAGTTTTTCCTTAGGTCTTGCGTGGTATCTTGACAAGAAATCAAAGCAACAAGCAGATCAAAAATACTCATTTGGATATGCCAGGTTCTCACTTCTAGGCGCTTTGATCAACAGTTTAGTATTAGTTCTTGGAGCCGTGATCGTGTTAAGAGAAGCCATTGATCGTCTGGTTCATCCTGAAGCGCCTAATGTGGATGGGATGCTTCTGTTCGCTCTACTAGGGGTTGCTATTAATGGCTTCGCTGCATGGAAAATGAAAAGTGGGAAATCGCTTAATGAACAAGTGGTCTCCTGGCACCTGTTGGAAGATGTGTTGGGTTGGACCGCCATATTGATTGGTGCGATTATCTTGAAATTCAAGTACATCTGGTGGTTAGACCCAGCTCTCTCCATCACGATTATGCTCTACATTTCTTATGGTGTAATCAAACGACTTCGTGAGACGCTTCACCTTTTTCTTCAAGGCGTTCCAAGAGGGGTTGACCTTAATGCAATAGAAAAAGACATCCAAACGATAAATGGCATATCTTCCATGCATCACACCCATATATGGTCACTTGAAGGCGAACATCATGTTTTCTCCTCTCATCTTAAGTTAGAAAATGGACTTACCATAGATCAAGTAGTGTATATCAAACGGCAAGTAAAAGATGCGCTCAAAACATACGGTTTTAAGCACTATACTGTTGAGACGGAACTCAATGGAGAAGTATGTGATTTTGACGTCTAA
- a CDS encoding DUF389 domain-containing protein codes for MEEENSNPNSEEQKNRVEHDPTKIDIGTDDLVNLPRSIINFFKDIITIKDEIEIDSTITSIKQNMVFRGSAIWILICSIIVASVGLNFNSVAVIVGAMLISPLMGPIRGVGLALATNDFKTLVSGLKNFGVMVAVSIITAYIYFKFTPIKEDTSELLGRVKPQAFDILIAFFGGLAGIVASASNNKSAAMTIVPGVAIATALMPPLCTLSYGLAINEWNYALGAFYLFLLNSVFICLSTVVLLRVLKFPKVDFVNPKTERKVKIYTFVVLLLIIIPSVYKTVQIVRASIFESQANEYVSQVVLADNPYSYDVDVDYNDGSPIITVYSNGAEISQELKDQWNAQLPHYFEDAKLKFKEKTPDNSHIESIAELKAKLSLAQEQNFKLNEANVLLNDKVKKYEDTKLNVKELGVRVKSQYPAVKEVFYGKGMNYNINGKLDTAYTFTIEWKDSVNINYINYYAPKLKDMLVTELEIADSTAVGKTIKVIW; via the coding sequence ATGGAAGAAGAAAATTCAAACCCAAACTCAGAAGAGCAAAAGAATAGAGTAGAGCACGATCCTACTAAAATTGACATCGGAACGGATGACCTCGTCAACCTACCAAGATCGATAATAAACTTCTTTAAAGATATCATTACGATCAAGGATGAAATTGAGATTGACAGTACCATAACATCGATTAAGCAGAACATGGTTTTTAGAGGTTCGGCCATCTGGATCTTGATCTGTTCGATCATTGTAGCTTCCGTAGGGCTTAACTTTAATTCCGTTGCCGTCATCGTGGGTGCCATGTTAATTTCACCACTCATGGGTCCTATTAGAGGAGTTGGACTGGCGTTAGCAACAAATGATTTTAAGACGTTGGTTTCTGGTTTGAAGAACTTCGGAGTGATGGTGGCAGTGAGTATTATTACGGCATATATCTATTTTAAGTTCACACCAATCAAAGAAGATACATCAGAGTTGCTCGGAAGAGTAAAGCCTCAGGCTTTTGATATTCTAATTGCATTTTTTGGTGGTTTAGCGGGGATTGTAGCTTCCGCTTCTAATAATAAAAGTGCTGCCATGACCATTGTGCCTGGAGTAGCCATCGCTACCGCATTGATGCCTCCGTTGTGTACCTTGAGTTACGGTTTGGCAATTAATGAGTGGAATTATGCTCTTGGGGCATTCTATCTTTTCTTGTTAAACTCTGTTTTCATTTGTTTATCAACTGTAGTCTTATTGAGAGTACTGAAATTCCCAAAAGTGGATTTCGTCAACCCAAAAACGGAACGAAAAGTGAAGATCTACACGTTTGTAGTACTTTTATTGATCATTATTCCGAGCGTTTATAAAACCGTACAGATCGTAAGAGCATCTATCTTTGAGAGTCAGGCAAACGAGTATGTTTCTCAAGTCGTTTTGGCGGATAATCCTTACTCTTATGATGTTGATGTTGATTATAATGATGGGTCTCCTATCATTACCGTTTATTCAAATGGCGCGGAGATTAGTCAGGAACTGAAAGATCAATGGAATGCTCAGTTACCTCATTATTTTGAAGATGCAAAACTAAAGTTCAAAGAAAAAACACCCGATAATTCACATATTGAAAGTATCGCTGAACTTAAAGCAAAACTGTCACTTGCTCAGGAGCAAAACTTTAAATTGAATGAAGCGAATGTTTTGCTCAATGATAAAGTGAAAAAATATGAAGATACTAAGCTCAATGTAAAAGAGCTAGGGGTAAGAGTTAAGAGTCAATATCCTGCGGTTAAGGAAGTGTTTTACGGTAAGGGGATGAATTATAACATCAATGGAAAGCTCGATACAGCCTATACCTTTACGATAGAATGGAAAGATTCGGTCAATATCAATTACATCAACTATTACGCACCAAAACTAAAGGATATGTTGGTAACGGAATTGGAAATTGCAGATTCCACAGCAGTGGGAAAAACGATCAAAGTGATATGGTAA
- a CDS encoding DNA alkylation repair protein, which produces MVSEYIDELRKLFEENKNKEIAVGQKAYLKDLFEFYGIKTPVRREMTKPFMAKAHLPSKKEAIAIVKECWNQPEREFQMFGLDLILKYSKKLDKEDISLLEWLVTHKSWWDTVDMLATKGVGDYFKKFPEERLKYVEKWCAQENIWLRRIAILFQLKYKKDTDLELLTNVIEKNLGSKEFFINKAIGWMLREYSRVDPLWVLGFVEDHPNLSNLSIKEATRLINANA; this is translated from the coding sequence ATGGTAAGTGAATACATCGATGAACTCAGAAAACTCTTCGAAGAAAATAAAAATAAAGAAATTGCCGTTGGTCAGAAAGCCTATTTAAAAGATCTTTTTGAGTTCTACGGAATCAAAACTCCCGTGAGAAGAGAAATGACTAAACCTTTTATGGCTAAAGCACATCTTCCGTCTAAAAAGGAGGCAATCGCTATTGTAAAAGAATGCTGGAATCAACCAGAACGAGAGTTTCAGATGTTTGGTCTTGATCTGATACTGAAGTATAGTAAAAAGTTAGACAAGGAGGATATCTCGCTGTTGGAGTGGCTGGTAACGCATAAGTCATGGTGGGATACTGTAGATATGCTGGCAACCAAAGGAGTTGGAGATTATTTTAAGAAGTTTCCTGAGGAAAGACTTAAGTATGTGGAGAAGTGGTGTGCTCAAGAGAACATCTGGCTACGCAGAATAGCCATTCTATTTCAACTAAAATACAAGAAAGACACAGACCTCGAGCTATTGACCAATGTCATCGAAAAAAACTTGGGATCTAAAGAATTTTTTATCAATAAAGCAATTGGTTGGATGTTGAGAGAGTATAGCAGGGTAGATCCGTTATGGGTGCTCGGTTTTGTGGAAGATCACCCCAATTTGAGTAATTTGAGTATAAAGGAAGCTACTCGTTTAATTAACGCAAATGCCTGA
- a CDS encoding Crp/Fnr family transcriptional regulator: protein MPELINQIENYFDVSGKQALQIEELFKPVILKAGDFYLKECQVHKKLAFVMEGFLRIHRYTESKSVTQWISSPGEFVTDLAVLSFDSPARWNIEAVTDVKLLEMDAKTYAQIDALIPNWPKIEKLFIAKCFLTLEDRIFSFISMSAEERYQMLFDYKKELLNAVPHHYIASMIGMTPETLSRIRKKVVS from the coding sequence ATGCCTGAGTTAATTAACCAAATAGAAAACTACTTTGATGTATCTGGTAAGCAGGCTCTTCAAATAGAGGAATTGTTCAAACCGGTCATACTTAAAGCTGGTGACTTTTACTTGAAAGAATGTCAGGTACACAAAAAGCTCGCGTTTGTAATGGAAGGTTTTTTGCGAATTCATCGGTATACAGAAAGCAAGTCGGTAACGCAATGGATCTCATCACCTGGTGAGTTTGTGACAGACTTGGCTGTGTTGTCTTTTGATTCTCCGGCAAGGTGGAATATTGAGGCTGTTACCGATGTTAAACTACTTGAAATGGATGCGAAAACCTATGCTCAAATCGATGCTTTAATTCCCAATTGGCCTAAAATTGAGAAGCTATTTATCGCAAAATGCTTTCTGACGCTTGAAGATCGCATATTTTCATTCATTTCAATGTCCGCTGAAGAAAGATACCAGATGTTATTTGACTATAAAAAGGAGTTACTCAATGCTGTGCCTCATCATTACATTGCGTCAATGATCGGAATGACGCCAGAAACATTAAGTAGGATTCGCAAAAAGGTCGTTTCTTGA
- a CDS encoding SRPBCC domain-containing protein — MKAEILTEIQINASPERVWEILTKTEDYPNWNPFVKSVTGQLKKGEKITVKLLGMTFKPVVQEVNVNQSFSWIGKLGVKGIFDGHHQFELAPNNAGTLFIHKEYFNGLLTKWFMRKKADETKAAFEAMNNALKLRAESN; from the coding sequence ATGAAAGCAGAAATTTTAACAGAGATTCAGATTAACGCAAGTCCTGAAAGAGTCTGGGAAATACTAACAAAAACCGAAGATTACCCCAATTGGAATCCTTTTGTGAAGTCCGTAACAGGTCAATTGAAAAAAGGGGAGAAAATTACCGTCAAATTACTAGGAATGACTTTTAAGCCTGTTGTTCAAGAGGTTAATGTAAACCAGAGTTTTTCATGGATCGGAAAACTTGGAGTTAAAGGAATTTTTGACGGCCACCACCAGTTTGAGTTAGCTCCAAATAATGCGGGAACTTTGTTCATACACAAAGAATACTTTAATGGTTTATTAACGAAGTGGTTCATGAGGAAGAAAGCTGATGAAACTAAAGCGGCATTTGAAGCGATGAACAATGCATTAAAATTAAGAGCAGAGTCTAATTAG